In the Nitrospiraceae bacterium genome, GTAATTTTTCTTAGCCTTGGAAAAAATCCTTGAGTATTTTAACCAATCAACAAAAAAAATGATAGACAAAAAGTATAGCAACAAAATTAAAACTGTAATATAATATGGCAGAAACTTTATACAAGGAGATGATTATGATGAAAAAAGGCTTGAAGATATTGCTATCTGCTGTATGTTTTATTCTTTCTTTATTTATCTCATCAACAGTATCAAGTCAGACAACTGAAGAATCAACAGAATACAAAGAATATAAAATCTTAAAAGGTGACACTCTATGGGATATCTCTTTTAAAGAGCTTAATGAGAAGGACCCATTTTTGTGGCCTAAAATATGGAAAGAAAACCCCGGGATAAAAAATCCAGATAGAATATACCCTGGACAGATATTGAAAATTCCGCTTTATCTTTTAAAGCAAGATGAAACCACAGGAACAACTTCAGCTAAAGAAACAGCTCCTGAAACAGAAACAAAAGCTGAAGAAACAGTAAAAACAGAAAAACCACAGATCACAGCAAAAACAATCGAACCTATACAGAAAAAATATATTGCAGACACAAATCTTATACTTTCAAGCGGGTACATTACTGACTACATAACAAAGGATATCAAAAGCGTTGGCAAGATTACAGGTTCTCCTACCGGAAGGCTTGTATTTGGAGATAATGACTACATTTATATCAAGACTGATTCTCCAGCAAATATTGGTGATAAGTTTTATATAATTCGTTCTACCGGATATATAAAACA is a window encoding:
- a CDS encoding LysM peptidoglycan-binding domain-containing protein, producing MMKKGLKILLSAVCFILSLFISSTVSSQTTEESTEYKEYKILKGDTLWDISFKELNEKDPFLWPKIWKENPGIKNPDRIYPGQILKIPLYLLKQDETTGTTSAKETAPETETKAEETVKTEKPQITAKTIEPIQKKYIADTNLILSSGYITDYITKDIKSVGKITGSPTGRLVFGDNDYIYIKTDSPANIGDKFYIIRSTGYIKHPKTNEKLGNLITVLGIAEIIGKDNGATKAKVLKAFNEIVTGNLLDKYYEVEPVMEEANPRKPDIKASIIAIQFQKNIGGQSDILFIDKGKNHGLETGDMLKVIAYDKDTKSRYTGTIQLINVKNSTSTALIRTSEIDIKTGDDVLGLNNN